A window of the Helianthus annuus cultivar XRQ/B chromosome 4, HanXRQr2.0-SUNRISE, whole genome shotgun sequence genome harbors these coding sequences:
- the LOC118491303 gene encoding uncharacterized protein LOC118491303: MSKRLFLRIVNDLEANYDYFKQKPDARGALGFTGIQKCTSALRILAYGNTTDINDEYLKMAEKTTRDSLEHFCRGIIDVYGARYLRMPTWEDLQKIYEVHNAEHGLPGMIGSIDCMHWRWDNCPTAWRGQHTRGDQKGPTIILQAVASQDLWVWSAYFGVVGSSNDINVIEQSPLLEEWISGKAPKASFYANGNYYPHGYYLSDGIYPRRRKGDMPELCARSRSTGASAGVNGRKSE, encoded by the exons ATGAGTAAGCGGTTGTTTCTACGCATAGTCAACGACTTGGAAGCCAACtacgattattttaaacaaaaaccggatgcgagaggggcacttggatttaccggtatccaaaagtgtacgtcggcattacgaatccttgcttatggtaacactaccgacatcaacgacgagtatctaAAAATGGCGGAGAAAACTACACGAGATAGCTTGGAACATTTTTGTCGCG gtataatTGATGTGTACGGTGCGCGTTATCTTAGAATGCCTACATGGGAGGACCTTCAAAAGATCTACGAGGTACATAATGCCGAGCATGGTTTGCCTGGTATGATCGGAAGCATAGATTGCATGCATTGGCGTTGGGATAACTGCCCGACTGCATGGCGAGGCCAACACACACGTGGTGACCAAAAAGGACCCACTATTATTCTTCAGGCGGTTGCTTCacaggacctttgggtttggtcggcttactttggCGTGGTCGGGTCAAGCAATGATATCAATGTTATTGAACAATCGCCGTTGTTAGAGGAGTGGATTTCTGGCAAAGCTCCAAAAGCGTCGTTTTACGCAAATGGAAACTACTACCCCCATGGATATTATTTGAGCGACGGaatttatcctag acgaaggaaaggcgatatgCCAGAATTATGTGCCAGAAGCCGTTCAACAGGAGCATCCGCAGGcgtcaatggaagaaagagtgagtaa